The Synchiropus splendidus isolate RoL2022-P1 chromosome 1, RoL_Sspl_1.0, whole genome shotgun sequence genome includes a window with the following:
- the tefa gene encoding TEF transcription factor, PAR bZIP family member a isoform X2, protein MTTSELPEIFRALLDHPFTLPNFNESDIDKEKLCDVGDLGGGVGDMGPSAALTPAIWDKTIPYDGENFHLEYMDLEEFLMENGIPNSVVEDSETSTSNDDAVKTKPSSSTKPDKLATSTVSLMPIQDLDKCDEEVVIFTNGETDITCTVTADVSSDTDRSSPVNPEEIVVEVNYEPDPTDLVLSSVPGGELFDPRKHKFSEEELKPQPMIKKAKKVFVPEEQKDDKYWQRRKKNNVAAKRSRDARRLKENQITVRAAFLERENAALRLEVAELRKECGRYKNTVGHYESKFGKFEAPEDQ, encoded by the exons ACATAGATAAGGAGAAGCTGTGCGATGTTGGTGACCTGGGTGGAGGCGTCGGTGACATGGGGCCGTCAGCCGCCCTCACTCCCGCCATTTGGGACAAGACGATTCCCTATGATGGTGAAAACTTCCACCTGGAATATATGGACTTAGAGGAGTTTCTGATGGAGAATGGGATCCCTAACTCAGTGGTGGAAGACTCAGAGACGAGCACTTCTAACGATGACGCGGTGAAGACCAAGCCTTCCTCTTCTACCAAGCCGGACAAACTAGCCACGTCCACTGTCTCTCTAATGCCAATCCAGGACCTGGATAAGTGTGACGAGGAAGTGGTGATATTCACGAATGGTGAAACTGACATCACCTGTACAGTAACTGCTG ACGTCTCCAGCGACACCGACAGATCATCCCCTGTCAACCCAGAAGAGATTGTCGTTGAAGTCAACTATGAACCGGACCCCACCGACCTGGTCCTTTCAAGCGTTCCTGGGGGCGAACTCTTCGACCCACGCAAACACAAGTTCTCAGAGGAAGAGCTGAAGCCGCAGCCCATGATCAAAAAGGCAAAGAAGGTGTTCGTTCCAGAAGAACAGAAG GATGACAAGTACTGGCAGAGGCGGAAGAAGAACAATGTCGCCGCCAAGCGCTCACGTGACGCCCGCAGGTTAAAGGAGAACCAAATCACGGTCCGGGCTGCTTTCCTGGAGAGGGAGAACGCGGCGCTGCGGTTGGAGGTGGCAGAGCTTCGCAAAGAGTGCGGCCGCTACAAGAACACCGTGGGCCACTATGAGTCAAAGTTCGGGAAATT TGAGGCGCCAGAAGACCAGTAA